A region of Pseudomonas sp. Marseille-Q3773 DNA encodes the following proteins:
- the xthA gene encoding exodeoxyribonuclease III, which yields MKIVCFNINGLRARPHQLAALIEKHQPDVIGLQETKVSDDQFPAAEVQALGYHVHYHGQKGHYGVALLSRQAPLSLHKGFASDEEDAQRRFIWGTFADANGTPVTIMNGYFPQGESRDHPTKFPAKQRFYSDLQALLEGQFRNDQPLLVMGDMNISPQDCDIGIGPDNAKRWLKTGKCSFLPEEREWLERLKGWGLVDSFRHLHPDVTDRLSWFDYRSRGFEDEPKRGLRIDLIMASQHLVPRIKAAGVDYELRGMEKPSDHAPIWLELS from the coding sequence ATGAAGATCGTCTGTTTCAACATCAATGGCCTGCGGGCCCGCCCGCACCAGCTGGCGGCGCTGATCGAAAAGCACCAGCCGGACGTGATAGGCCTGCAGGAAACCAAGGTCAGCGACGATCAGTTCCCAGCGGCCGAGGTGCAGGCACTGGGGTACCACGTGCATTACCACGGCCAGAAAGGCCACTATGGCGTGGCCCTGCTCTCGCGGCAGGCACCGCTGAGCCTGCACAAGGGCTTTGCCAGCGATGAAGAAGATGCCCAGCGCCGCTTCATCTGGGGCACTTTCGCCGATGCCAACGGCACCCCGGTCACCATCATGAACGGCTACTTTCCGCAAGGCGAGAGCCGCGACCACCCCACCAAGTTCCCGGCCAAGCAGCGCTTCTACAGCGACTTGCAGGCGCTGCTCGAAGGCCAGTTCCGCAACGACCAGCCACTGCTGGTTATGGGCGACATGAATATCTCGCCGCAGGACTGCGACATCGGCATCGGCCCGGACAATGCAAAGCGCTGGCTGAAGACTGGCAAATGCAGTTTCCTGCCGGAAGAGCGCGAATGGCTGGAGCGTTTGAAAGGCTGGGGCCTGGTTGACAGTTTCCGTCACCTGCACCCGGACGTTACCGACCGTTTAAGCTGGTTCGACTACCGCAGCCGTGGCTTCGAAGACGAGCCCAAGCGTGGCCTGCGCATCGATCTGATCATGGCGTCACAGCACCTGGTGCCGCGGATCAAGGCAGCGGGAGTGGACTACGAGCTGCGCGGGATGGAAAAACCGTCGGACCACGCGCCGATCTGGCTGGAACTGAGCTGA